One genomic segment of Acidimicrobiales bacterium includes these proteins:
- a CDS encoding YihY/virulence factor BrkB family protein has product MPDSVPDSVPDPVPDAVRHTPVPVASVGGWRAVLTRIGRRISADNAVLLAAGVAFFGIFAVFPTVVAVVSVYGLVSDPADVTEQVADLTEALPEPTRDFLLDQANAVVATGSTELGVALVLAIAVALWSASSGVRHLMESIRAAYGEPRQSFVRLRAQALLLAVAGVVFLAVLVAALTVVPTILRRVAPDATWLSSYVRWPVIAALMVAALGVLYRIAPSRDTPRRRWWSLGGVVGTALWLVSSVGLAVYSALLADIEASYGSFGAVLVTMVWLWLSALSVLVGAYLNDETEQPATGAGASRSG; this is encoded by the coding sequence GTGCCCGACTCCGTACCCGACTCCGTGCCTGACCCCGTGCCCGACGCCGTGCGCCACACGCCCGTCCCGGTGGCCTCGGTCGGTGGGTGGCGCGCGGTGCTCACCCGGATCGGCCGACGCATCAGCGCCGACAACGCGGTGCTCCTCGCCGCCGGCGTGGCGTTCTTCGGGATCTTCGCCGTCTTCCCCACCGTGGTCGCGGTGGTCAGTGTCTACGGGCTGGTGTCCGATCCCGCCGACGTGACCGAGCAGGTGGCCGATCTCACCGAGGCCCTCCCGGAGCCGACCCGCGACTTCCTCCTCGACCAGGCGAACGCCGTGGTCGCCACGGGGAGCACCGAGTTGGGCGTGGCGCTGGTGCTCGCCATCGCCGTCGCCCTCTGGTCGGCCTCGAGCGGGGTGCGCCACCTCATGGAGTCCATTCGCGCCGCCTACGGCGAGCCGCGCCAGAGCTTCGTGCGCCTGCGGGCCCAGGCCCTGCTCCTCGCCGTCGCCGGCGTCGTGTTCCTCGCCGTCCTGGTGGCGGCGCTCACGGTCGTGCCCACGATCCTCCGTCGGGTCGCCCCCGACGCCACCTGGTTGTCGTCCTACGTGCGGTGGCCGGTGATCGCCGCGTTGATGGTCGCCGCCCTCGGGGTGCTGTACCGCATCGCGCCGAGCCGCGACACCCCTCGACGGCGCTGGTGGTCACTCGGTGGCGTCGTCGGCACCGCGCTCTGGCTGGTGTCCTCGGTCGGCCTGGCCGTCTACTCGGCCCTCCTCGCCGACATCGAGGCCTCGTACGGCTCGTTCGGCGCGGTGCTGGTCACCATGGTGTGGCTGTGGTTGTCGGCCCTGAGCGTCCTGGTCGGGGCGTACCTCAACGACGAGACCGAACAGCCCGCCACGGGCGCCGGCGCGTCGCGATCCGGGTGA
- the metH gene encoding methionine synthase: protein MSSSFLDAARERVVVYDGAMGTGIQARELTADDFGGAELEGCNELLAVTRPDVLAELHAAYLEVGCEIVETDTFGAFAIPLAEYGIAHRSHELNVAAARVAKEVASSFATPDRPRWVAGSIGPGTKFPSLGQIRYAELRDHYEEQSHGLLTGGVDLIIIETMFDLLTVKAAMNGARRAMRTLGRDVPLQVQVTMELTGRMLPGTEIAAALAAIDPLRPDVIGINCATGPVEMGEHLRHLAAHARMPISCIPNAGLPSVVDGAMHYDLTPDQLAEHHARFVTELGVSVIGGCCGTTPEHLAAVVDRCRDLTPAARAPVHEAGATSIYSLVPFEQDTSFMIIGERTNANGSKKFREAMLEGDLETCVQMAKDQVREGAHVLDLCVDYVGRDGTTDMDELAKLLATQASVPLVLDSTEPQVMEAGLSWLGGRAILNSANLEDGEAEGSRLDRVMRLAKEYGAAIICLLIDEEGQARDVEWKLRIAHRIHDLAVDRYGLEPSDLIFDALTFPLSTGDDDLRGDAVATIEAIRRIKAELPGVHTTLGVSNVSFGLKPAARHVLNSVFLHECVQAGLDSAIVHAARIMPLNKIPAEQREVCLDLVHDRRRDDYDPLTALLEIFSDVEATTVEQEDRSDWTVEQLLSQRIIDGEREGLEDDLDRAMASGLAPLAIINDVLLAGMKVVGDLFASGEMQLPFVLQSAETMKKAVAHLEPHMEKDDTGGKGRIVLATVKGDVHDIGKNLVDIILTNNGYEVTNLGIKISITEMIEKAVEVGADAIGMSGLLVKSTLIMRDNLEVLNERELSHIPVLLGGAALTRSYVERDLRDVYEGRLFYGKDAFEGLRVMDRLGEIKRGGPDDPDWGRVPSESRVPARTGSNRNDDGPSEPVPARSPEVETDNPVPVPPFLGTEVVKGIPLDDIAGYINETALFRNQWQFRPESRADGTAETDEEFKARIRPILREQLAEAKASDMLVPQLVYGFFPANGDGDDLVIWTGEDRRTERARFHYPRQRQSPHLCIADFFRPVDSGEADYAAFHIVTMGQRVSDVTAELFAADRYQDYLLVHGLGVEMAEALAELWHRRIREQWGYADEDGPSLAGLFRQQYRGGRYSWGYPACPDLEDNLTVAELLDVGRLGVEVSEETGFQYQPEQTTSALICHHPRAKYFVAR, encoded by the coding sequence ATGAGCAGTTCGTTCCTCGACGCCGCCCGCGAGCGGGTCGTCGTCTACGACGGGGCGATGGGCACCGGCATCCAGGCCCGGGAGCTCACCGCCGACGACTTCGGCGGTGCCGAGCTCGAGGGGTGCAACGAGCTGCTCGCCGTCACCCGGCCCGACGTGCTCGCCGAACTGCACGCCGCCTACCTCGAAGTCGGCTGCGAGATCGTCGAGACCGACACCTTCGGGGCGTTCGCGATCCCACTGGCCGAGTACGGCATCGCCCACCGGAGCCACGAGCTCAACGTGGCCGCCGCGAGGGTGGCCAAGGAGGTGGCGTCGTCGTTCGCCACCCCCGACCGGCCTCGTTGGGTGGCGGGCTCGATCGGCCCCGGCACCAAGTTCCCGTCGCTCGGCCAGATCCGCTACGCCGAGCTGCGCGACCACTACGAGGAGCAGAGCCACGGGCTGCTCACCGGCGGCGTCGACCTGATCATCATCGAGACGATGTTCGACCTGCTCACCGTCAAGGCGGCGATGAACGGGGCCCGACGGGCGATGCGCACCCTCGGGCGCGACGTCCCACTGCAGGTGCAGGTCACCATGGAGCTCACCGGGCGCATGCTGCCGGGCACCGAGATCGCGGCCGCCCTGGCGGCGATCGACCCACTGCGACCCGATGTGATCGGCATCAACTGCGCCACCGGTCCGGTGGAGATGGGCGAGCACCTGCGCCACCTCGCCGCCCACGCCCGCATGCCGATCTCGTGCATCCCCAACGCCGGGTTGCCGAGCGTCGTCGACGGGGCGATGCACTACGACCTCACGCCCGACCAGCTCGCCGAGCACCACGCCCGGTTCGTGACCGAGCTCGGCGTGAGCGTGATCGGCGGGTGCTGCGGCACCACCCCCGAGCACCTCGCCGCGGTGGTGGACCGCTGCCGCGACCTCACCCCGGCGGCCCGCGCGCCGGTGCACGAGGCCGGCGCCACGTCGATCTACTCCCTGGTCCCGTTCGAGCAGGACACGTCGTTCATGATCATCGGCGAGCGCACGAACGCCAACGGGTCGAAGAAGTTCCGCGAGGCCATGCTCGAGGGCGACCTCGAGACGTGCGTGCAGATGGCCAAGGACCAGGTGCGTGAGGGCGCCCACGTCCTCGACCTCTGCGTCGACTACGTCGGTCGCGACGGCACCACCGACATGGACGAGCTGGCCAAGCTGCTGGCCACCCAGGCCAGCGTCCCGCTGGTGCTCGACTCGACGGAGCCCCAGGTGATGGAGGCCGGGCTGTCCTGGCTGGGGGGCCGCGCCATCCTCAACTCCGCCAACCTCGAGGACGGCGAGGCCGAGGGCAGTCGCCTCGACAGGGTGATGCGACTGGCCAAGGAGTACGGCGCGGCGATCATCTGCCTGCTCATCGACGAGGAGGGCCAAGCCCGCGACGTCGAGTGGAAGCTGCGCATCGCCCACCGGATCCACGACCTCGCCGTCGACCGCTACGGCCTCGAGCCGAGCGACCTGATCTTCGACGCCCTCACCTTCCCGCTCTCGACCGGCGACGACGACCTCCGGGGTGACGCCGTCGCCACGATCGAGGCCATCCGCCGCATCAAGGCCGAGCTCCCGGGGGTCCACACGACGCTGGGGGTCTCGAACGTCTCGTTCGGCCTGAAGCCGGCCGCCCGGCACGTGCTCAACTCGGTCTTCCTGCACGAGTGCGTCCAGGCCGGGCTCGACTCCGCCATCGTCCACGCCGCCCGCATCATGCCGCTCAACAAGATCCCCGCCGAGCAGCGCGAGGTGTGCCTCGACCTCGTCCACGACCGCCGCCGCGACGACTACGACCCGCTCACCGCGCTCCTCGAGATCTTCTCCGACGTCGAGGCGACGACCGTCGAGCAGGAGGACCGCAGCGACTGGACGGTGGAGCAGCTCCTCAGCCAACGCATCATCGACGGCGAGCGCGAGGGCCTCGAGGACGATCTCGATCGGGCGATGGCGTCGGGCCTCGCGCCCCTCGCCATCATCAACGACGTGCTCCTGGCCGGCATGAAGGTGGTGGGCGACCTCTTCGCCAGCGGGGAGATGCAGCTGCCCTTCGTGCTCCAGTCCGCCGAGACCATGAAGAAGGCCGTCGCCCACCTCGAGCCGCACATGGAGAAGGACGACACCGGCGGGAAGGGTCGCATCGTGCTGGCCACGGTCAAAGGCGACGTCCACGACATCGGCAAGAACCTGGTGGACATCATCCTCACCAACAACGGCTACGAGGTCACCAACCTGGGCATCAAGATCTCCATCACCGAGATGATCGAGAAGGCGGTCGAGGTCGGGGCCGACGCCATCGGCATGAGCGGCCTGCTCGTGAAGTCGACCCTGATCATGCGCGACAACCTCGAGGTCCTGAACGAGCGCGAGCTCTCGCACATCCCCGTGCTGCTCGGCGGGGCGGCGCTCACCCGCAGCTACGTCGAGCGCGACCTGCGCGACGTCTACGAGGGTCGGCTCTTCTACGGCAAGGACGCCTTCGAGGGCCTGCGGGTGATGGACCGCCTCGGCGAGATCAAGCGCGGCGGGCCGGACGACCCCGACTGGGGGCGGGTGCCCAGCGAGAGCCGGGTGCCGGCCCGCACCGGTTCGAACCGCAACGACGACGGACCTTCCGAGCCCGTCCCGGCCCGCTCCCCCGAGGTGGAGACCGACAACCCGGTGCCCGTGCCGCCGTTCCTCGGCACCGAGGTGGTGAAGGGCATCCCCCTCGACGACATCGCGGGGTACATCAACGAGACCGCCCTGTTCCGCAACCAGTGGCAGTTCCGCCCGGAGAGCCGGGCCGACGGCACGGCCGAGACCGACGAGGAGTTCAAGGCCCGGATCCGCCCGATCCTGCGCGAGCAGCTCGCCGAGGCCAAGGCGTCGGACATGTTGGTCCCCCAGCTCGTCTACGGGTTCTTCCCGGCCAACGGCGACGGCGACGACCTCGTGATCTGGACCGGCGAGGACCGCCGCACCGAACGGGCCCGCTTCCACTACCCCCGGCAGCGCCAGAGCCCGCACCTCTGCATCGCCGACTTCTTCCGACCGGTCGACTCGGGCGAGGCCGACTATGCGGCCTTCCACATCGTGACGATGGGCCAGCGGGTGAGCGACGTGACCGCCGAGCTGTTCGCCGCCGACCGGTACCAGGACTACCTGCTCGTCCACGGCCTCGGAGTGGAGATGGCCGAGGCCCTCGCCGAGCTCTGGCACCGGCGCATCCGCGAGCAGTGGGGGTACGCCGACGAGGACGGTCCGTCACTGGCCGGGCTCTTCCGCCAGCAGTACAGGGGCGGCCGCTACTCGTGGGGCTACCCCGCGTGCCCCGACCTCGAGGACAACCTCACCGTCGCCGAGCTCCTCGACGTCGGACGCCTCGGGGTGGAGGTCAGCGAGGAGACCGGGTTCCAGTACCAGCCCGAGCAGACCACCTCGGCGCTGATCTGCCACCACCCCCGCGCCAAGTACTTCGTGGCCCGCTGA
- a CDS encoding Sir2 family NAD-dependent protein deacetylase, translated as MSGSPSADDAALAAARALLAGATRIAVLTGAGISTESGIPDFRGPDGVWTRDPAAEKRSTIDHYVADPGVRRAAWRIRLESEMFDARPNPGHLAVTDLDRQGRLHTLVTQNIDGLHAEAGVDPDRIVEVHGTVHEFVCLGCDDRGPMVDALERVRAGEEDPACIRCGGILKSATVMFGQALLPEDLARAERAVLEADAMVAAGTSLAVYPVAAMVPLALEVSCPVVIVNAEATPFDDEVDAVVRGSTSAVLPALFAAP; from the coding sequence GTGAGCGGTTCCCCGTCGGCGGACGATGCCGCGCTGGCCGCGGCGCGCGCGCTCCTGGCGGGGGCGACGCGGATCGCAGTCCTCACCGGCGCCGGCATCAGCACCGAGTCGGGCATTCCCGACTTCCGTGGGCCCGACGGCGTGTGGACCCGCGACCCGGCCGCCGAGAAGCGCTCGACCATCGACCACTACGTGGCCGATCCCGGGGTCCGACGGGCGGCGTGGCGGATCCGCCTCGAGTCCGAGATGTTCGACGCCCGCCCCAACCCCGGCCACCTGGCGGTCACCGACCTCGACCGCCAGGGGCGGCTCCACACCCTCGTCACCCAGAACATCGACGGCCTCCACGCCGAAGCGGGGGTCGATCCCGATCGGATCGTCGAGGTGCACGGGACCGTGCACGAGTTCGTCTGCCTCGGATGCGACGACCGGGGGCCGATGGTCGACGCCCTGGAGCGGGTGCGGGCGGGGGAGGAGGATCCGGCGTGCATCCGGTGCGGGGGCATCCTGAAGTCGGCCACCGTCATGTTCGGTCAGGCCCTCCTACCCGAGGACCTCGCCCGGGCCGAGCGGGCCGTGCTCGAGGCCGACGCCATGGTCGCCGCGGGCACCAGCCTCGCGGTGTACCCGGTGGCGGCGATGGTCCCCCTCGCTCTGGAGGTGAGCTGCCCCGTCGTCATCGTCAACGCCGAGGCCACGCCGTTCGACGACGAGGTCGACGCGGTCGTCCGCGGGTCGACCAGCGCCGTGCTGCCCGCCCTCTTCGCCGCCCCCTGA
- a CDS encoding cob(I)yrinic acid a,c-diamide adenosyltransferase: MKIYTRTGDDGTTGLLYGGRVPKDSAQPTAYGSVDEAQAAIGVARAATDDVELGDLLLGLERDLWVLMAELATDPANRDKLTDDKSRVTDAMVERLERLIDDVSERFEPPTEFVVPGETMVAALLDVARTVARRAERDALSAAAEGAAVVPYLNRLSDLLWTLARWQEGESRPTRSVASG; this comes from the coding sequence GTGAAGATCTACACGCGCACCGGTGACGACGGCACGACCGGCCTCCTCTACGGGGGGCGGGTGCCGAAGGACTCCGCCCAGCCCACCGCCTACGGGTCGGTCGACGAGGCCCAGGCCGCCATCGGCGTGGCCCGCGCCGCCACCGACGACGTCGAGCTGGGCGACCTGCTCCTCGGCCTGGAGCGCGACCTGTGGGTGCTGATGGCCGAGCTGGCCACCGACCCGGCCAACCGCGACAAGCTCACCGACGACAAGAGCCGCGTCACCGATGCCATGGTCGAGCGGCTCGAGCGGCTCATCGACGACGTGAGCGAGCGCTTCGAGCCCCCGACGGAGTTCGTCGTGCCGGGCGAGACGATGGTCGCCGCGCTGCTCGACGTGGCCCGTACCGTCGCCCGCCGCGCCGAGCGTGACGCCCTCTCCGCGGCGGCGGAGGGTGCTGCCGTCGTCCCCTACCTGAACCGTCTGTCCGACCTGCTCTGGACGCTGGCCCGTTGGCAGGAGGGCGAGTCGCGCCCCACCCGCTCGGTCGCGTCCGGCTGA
- a CDS encoding glucose-1-phosphate thymidylyltransferase: MKGLILSGGAGTRLRPITHTSAKQLVPVANKPILFYGIEDMVEAGITEIGIITGETGPEIRAAVGDGSRWGARVTYIPQDEPLGLAHCVLIAREFLGDDDFVMYLGDNLLRQGIAEFVETFEADRRRFDPASPDGPEAAPSAQILLARVPDPQRFGVAEIGRDGEVVRLVEKPDDPPSDLALVGVYLFDPSIHDAVAAIEPSPRGELEITDAIQWLIDAGHRVRHEVLDGWWKDTGKLQPLLEGNRLVLETIEPAVLGSVDATSLIDGRVVIEAGAEIVNSTVRGPAIIGERTRVVNSYIGPFTSVYFDCEIVNSEIEHSVVLEQSKVLDIPRVADSLIGKQVVVHRSTTRPHATRLMLGDHSVVDLA; this comes from the coding sequence GTGAAGGGTCTCATCCTCTCCGGCGGCGCGGGCACGCGGCTGCGTCCGATCACCCACACGAGCGCCAAGCAGCTCGTCCCGGTGGCCAACAAGCCCATCCTCTTCTACGGCATCGAGGACATGGTCGAGGCGGGCATCACGGAGATCGGCATCATCACCGGCGAGACCGGTCCGGAGATCCGCGCCGCGGTCGGGGACGGCTCGCGGTGGGGCGCACGGGTCACCTACATCCCGCAGGACGAACCGCTCGGCCTCGCGCACTGCGTCCTCATCGCCCGGGAGTTCCTCGGCGACGACGACTTCGTGATGTACCTCGGCGACAACCTGCTCCGCCAGGGGATCGCCGAGTTCGTCGAGACCTTCGAAGCCGACCGGCGGCGCTTCGACCCGGCCTCGCCCGACGGCCCCGAGGCCGCCCCCTCGGCTCAGATCCTGCTGGCCCGGGTCCCCGACCCCCAGCGCTTCGGGGTCGCCGAGATCGGACGTGACGGCGAGGTCGTCCGTCTCGTCGAGAAGCCCGACGACCCGCCGTCGGACCTCGCTCTCGTCGGCGTCTACCTGTTCGACCCGAGCATCCACGACGCGGTCGCCGCCATCGAGCCGTCCCCGAGAGGGGAGCTCGAGATCACCGACGCCATCCAGTGGCTCATCGACGCCGGGCACCGGGTCCGCCACGAGGTCCTCGACGGGTGGTGGAAGGACACCGGCAAGCTCCAGCCCCTCCTCGAGGGGAACCGCCTCGTCCTCGAGACCATCGAGCCGGCCGTCCTCGGCAGCGTGGACGCCACCTCGCTGATCGACGGGCGCGTGGTCATCGAGGCCGGCGCGGAGATCGTCAACTCCACGGTCCGGGGTCCGGCCATCATCGGGGAGCGGACCCGGGTCGTGAACAGCTACATCGGGCCGTTCACCTCGGTGTACTTCGACTGTGAGATCGTGAACTCCGAGATCGAGCACTCGGTGGTGCTCGAGCAGTCCAAGGTGCTCGACATCCCCCGCGTGGCCGACTCGCTGATCGGCAAGCAGGTCGTCGTGCACCGTTCCACCACCCGGCCGCACGCCACCCGGCTGATGCTCGGCGACCACTCGGTGGTCGACCTGGCCTGA
- a CDS encoding leucyl aminopeptidase, translating into MPPLIEYARELPDGLEMVAVPVTAETGLDLAEAGLPAAALAAQGFTGAAGQVAILPVEGGPTLMVVGVGPVDEVDPDGLRRAAGLAVRAGRRVASVGLRLLDVVPADASPARRADAARAVAEGARLGAYAYREMRSDPDEEPLTSVVVAGRGGARVAAAVEQGVAVAEAQCLARDLVNTPGGHLTPAALAEVAVEIAEREDLKVTVLGPAEIAEAGLGGLLGVNRGSEQEPRFVELCYEPETPRGTLAFVGKGITFDSGGLSLKTGEGMMTMKMDMGGAAAVLGAFSALRVVSPRCRVVGYLPVTDNMTGGDATRPGDVLAMRNGTTVEVLNTDAEGRLILADALCLASEAQPDAIVDLATLTGAVEIALGTRIAGLLANDDGWQRQVGDAASAAGERVWALPMPADYRPRLDSDVADLRNIPKGKGAGTITAALFLAEFVADDIPWAHLDIAGTAWWGDADDGQWTTGATGFGVRTLLELARTFRPPRRARAPR; encoded by the coding sequence ATGCCGCCGCTGATCGAGTACGCCCGAGAGTTGCCCGACGGGCTGGAGATGGTGGCGGTGCCGGTCACCGCCGAGACGGGCCTCGACCTCGCCGAGGCCGGTCTGCCGGCCGCGGCGCTGGCCGCGCAGGGCTTCACCGGCGCCGCCGGCCAGGTGGCGATCCTCCCCGTCGAGGGCGGGCCGACCCTGATGGTCGTGGGCGTGGGGCCGGTCGACGAGGTCGACCCCGACGGCCTGCGCCGGGCGGCCGGGCTGGCCGTGCGGGCCGGGCGGCGGGTGGCGTCGGTCGGGCTGCGCCTGCTCGACGTCGTCCCCGCCGACGCTTCGCCGGCCCGGCGAGCCGACGCCGCCCGGGCCGTTGCCGAGGGGGCTCGCCTGGGCGCCTACGCCTACCGGGAGATGCGCTCCGATCCCGACGAGGAGCCGCTCACCTCCGTGGTCGTCGCCGGTCGGGGTGGCGCCCGCGTGGCCGCGGCCGTCGAGCAGGGCGTCGCCGTCGCCGAGGCGCAGTGCCTCGCCCGTGACCTGGTGAACACCCCCGGCGGGCACCTCACGCCGGCGGCGCTCGCCGAGGTCGCCGTCGAGATCGCCGAGCGCGAGGACCTCAAGGTCACGGTGCTCGGTCCCGCCGAGATCGCCGAGGCCGGCCTCGGGGGCCTGCTGGGGGTGAACCGCGGCTCGGAGCAGGAGCCCCGGTTCGTGGAGCTCTGCTACGAGCCCGAGACGCCCCGGGGCACCCTGGCCTTCGTCGGCAAGGGCATCACGTTCGACTCCGGCGGTCTCTCCCTCAAGACGGGGGAGGGGATGATGACGATGAAGATGGACATGGGCGGCGCCGCCGCCGTGCTCGGTGCCTTCTCCGCGCTGCGGGTCGTCTCGCCCCGCTGCCGCGTGGTCGGCTACCTGCCCGTCACCGACAACATGACCGGTGGCGACGCCACCCGCCCGGGCGACGTGCTCGCCATGCGCAACGGCACCACCGTCGAGGTGCTCAACACCGACGCCGAGGGTCGGCTGATCCTCGCCGACGCCCTGTGCCTGGCCAGCGAGGCGCAGCCCGACGCCATCGTCGACCTGGCCACCCTCACCGGCGCGGTGGAGATCGCCCTCGGGACCCGGATCGCCGGCCTCCTCGCCAACGACGACGGATGGCAGCGACAGGTCGGCGATGCCGCGTCCGCCGCCGGTGAGCGGGTGTGGGCTCTGCCCATGCCGGCCGACTACCGCCCCCGACTCGACTCCGACGTCGCCGACCTGCGCAACATCCCGAAGGGCAAGGGCGCGGGGACCATCACCGCCGCGCTCTTCCTGGCGGAGTTCGTGGCCGACGACATCCCGTGGGCCCACCTCGACATCGCCGGGACGGCGTGGTGGGGCGACGCCGACGACGGGCAGTGGACGACCGGGGCCACGGGGTTCGGCGTGCGTACGTTGCTCGAGCTGGCCCGGACGTTCAGGCCTCCTCGGCGGGCCCGCGCCCCGCGCTGA
- the moeB gene encoding molybdopterin-synthase adenylyltransferase MoeB, which translates to MPTFRDLLNQTKAQIREVSPDEADTRRDTEPETVFLDVREPDEFDQGAIPGAVFIPRGHLEAQVEGRIPDRDTPVVVFCAGGVRSAFAAKTLGELGYTDVVSMTGGFNQWKDQGRPWATPRTLTPEQRNRYQRHLLLPEVGEEGQLELLDAKVLLLGAGGLGSPAALYLAAAGVGTIGIVDMDVVDESNLQRQIVHNLDRVGMRKVDSARETIEKLNPDVTVVTHDTRLDATNVVELLERYDLVVDGADNFPSRYLLNDASLKTGTPVVHGSIFRFEGQVTVFTPHDGPCYRCFLPEPPPPELAPSCAEAGVLGVLPGIIGSIQALEAIKLLLGLGDSLSGRLLAYDSLEQSFMTYKIRRDPNCPACSIDPADVVIAEYDQFCTPHPVPAPVG; encoded by the coding sequence GTGCCCACCTTCCGTGACCTCCTCAACCAGACGAAGGCCCAGATCCGCGAGGTGTCGCCCGACGAGGCCGACACCCGCCGCGACACCGAGCCCGAGACGGTCTTCCTCGACGTCCGCGAGCCCGACGAGTTCGACCAGGGGGCGATCCCCGGAGCGGTGTTCATCCCCCGCGGCCACCTCGAGGCCCAGGTCGAGGGCCGCATCCCCGACCGCGACACCCCCGTCGTGGTGTTCTGCGCCGGCGGGGTGCGCTCCGCGTTCGCCGCGAAGACCCTCGGCGAGCTGGGCTACACCGACGTCGTCTCGATGACCGGCGGCTTCAACCAGTGGAAGGACCAGGGGCGCCCCTGGGCCACGCCGCGCACGCTCACGCCCGAGCAGCGCAACCGCTACCAGCGCCACCTGCTGCTCCCCGAGGTCGGCGAGGAGGGTCAGCTGGAGCTGCTCGACGCCAAGGTGCTGCTCCTCGGCGCCGGCGGGCTCGGCTCGCCGGCCGCCCTCTACCTCGCCGCGGCGGGCGTCGGCACCATCGGCATCGTCGACATGGACGTCGTCGACGAGTCGAACCTCCAGCGCCAGATCGTCCACAACCTCGACCGCGTCGGGATGCGCAAGGTCGACTCGGCCCGCGAGACGATCGAGAAGCTCAACCCCGACGTCACCGTCGTCACCCACGACACCCGCCTCGACGCCACCAACGTCGTCGAGCTGCTCGAGCGGTACGACCTCGTGGTCGACGGGGCCGACAACTTCCCGAGCCGTTACCTGCTCAACGACGCGTCGCTGAAGACCGGCACCCCGGTCGTGCACGGCTCGATCTTCCGCTTCGAGGGTCAGGTCACCGTCTTCACGCCCCACGACGGCCCCTGCTACCGCTGCTTCCTCCCCGAGCCGCCCCCGCCCGAGCTCGCCCCGTCCTGCGCCGAGGCCGGCGTCCTCGGTGTCCTTCCGGGCATCATCGGGTCGATCCAGGCGCTCGAGGCCATCAAGCTCCTGTTGGGTCTGGGCGACTCGCTGTCGGGGCGGCTGCTCGCCTACGACAGCCTCGAGCAGTCCTTCATGACCTACAAGATCCGTCGTGACCCGAACTGCCCGGCGTGCTCGATCGACCCCGCCGACGTCGTGATCGCCGAGTACGACCAGTTCTGCACGCCGCACCCGGTCCCCGCCCCCGTGGGCTGA